A single window of Streptomyces aquilus DNA harbors:
- a CDS encoding Rv1733c family protein produces MRTRVRGWRWRHNPLRRRSDVVEAWTTLVVVLLLLVVAPLAGALTARWAHSEAQAVAVAQRADRHSVRAEVVGGIPNELPTVQGSRAHTFRTTVTWTEPGEGRRTATARVPAGSRDGDMVTVWFDSRGRNVPEPTDAVSVWQHTVTMGVCASAGTVGVILLGRLAVRHVATRRRLAEWEAEWARTEPEWTRRRPA; encoded by the coding sequence ATGCGAACCCGGGTCCGCGGCTGGCGCTGGCGGCACAATCCGCTGCGGCGCCGGTCGGACGTCGTCGAGGCGTGGACAACGCTGGTCGTCGTCCTGCTGCTGCTCGTCGTCGCGCCGCTGGCCGGGGCGCTGACGGCCCGGTGGGCACACTCCGAGGCGCAGGCGGTGGCGGTGGCCCAGCGCGCCGACCGCCACAGCGTGCGCGCCGAGGTCGTCGGCGGGATCCCGAACGAACTGCCCACAGTCCAGGGCAGCCGGGCGCACACCTTCCGCACGACGGTCACCTGGACCGAGCCGGGCGAGGGGCGCAGGACGGCCACCGCCCGGGTGCCGGCCGGGTCGCGCGACGGTGACATGGTCACGGTGTGGTTCGACAGCCGGGGGCGCAACGTCCCGGAGCCGACGGACGCCGTCTCCGTCTGGCAGCACACCGTCACCATGGGCGTGTGCGCGAGCGCCGGGACGGTCGGCGTGATCCTTCTCGGCCGGCTCGCCGTACGCCATGTGGCCACCCGCCGCCGCCTCGCCGAGTGGGAGGCGGAGTGGGCCCGTACGGAACCGGAGTGGACGCGCCGCCGGCCGGCATGA
- a CDS encoding acetylxylan esterase, protein MALFDLPLDELRTYRSTSPEPEDFDAFWSKTLQEAREHDLDARFEPVDTGLSTVRVYDVTFAGFGGHPVRGWLTLPAGAEEPLPVIVEFMGYGLGRGLPHEHLLWASSGRAHFVMDSRGQGSGWGGGGATADPVGAGPAYPGFMTRGIESPETYYYRRLFTDAVRAVEAARSHPLVDPARTAVTGVSQGGGITLAVGGLVPDLVAVAPDVPFLCHFPRATTMTDSHPYREIGMFLKTHRGRTEDTLRTLSYFDGVHFAARGSAPALFSTALEDTVCPPSTVFAAFNNWAHEDREIEVYDFNDHEGGGPYQEAVKLRWLRSHL, encoded by the coding sequence ATGGCCCTGTTCGACCTTCCCCTCGATGAGCTCCGCACGTATCGCAGCACTTCGCCGGAGCCCGAGGACTTCGACGCGTTCTGGTCCAAGACCCTCCAGGAGGCCCGGGAGCACGACCTGGACGCCCGCTTCGAGCCCGTCGACACGGGGCTGTCCACGGTGCGGGTGTACGACGTGACGTTCGCCGGGTTCGGCGGTCACCCGGTGAGGGGCTGGCTGACCCTGCCCGCCGGAGCGGAGGAACCGCTCCCGGTCATCGTGGAGTTCATGGGGTACGGCCTCGGGCGCGGGCTGCCGCACGAGCATCTGCTGTGGGCCTCCTCGGGCCGGGCGCACTTCGTGATGGACAGCCGCGGCCAGGGCAGCGGCTGGGGCGGCGGGGGTGCCACGGCCGACCCGGTCGGCGCGGGGCCCGCCTACCCCGGTTTCATGACCCGGGGCATCGAGTCGCCCGAGACCTACTACTACCGCCGCCTGTTCACCGACGCCGTGCGGGCCGTCGAGGCGGCCCGTTCGCATCCGCTCGTCGACCCCGCGCGCACCGCCGTCACCGGCGTCAGCCAGGGCGGCGGTATCACCCTCGCGGTGGGCGGCCTGGTGCCGGACCTGGTGGCGGTCGCGCCGGACGTGCCGTTCCTGTGCCACTTCCCGCGCGCGACGACCATGACGGACAGTCACCCGTACCGCGAGATCGGCATGTTCCTCAAGACGCACCGCGGCCGCACCGAGGACACCCTGCGCACCCTCTCCTACTTCGACGGTGTCCACTTCGCCGCGCGCGGCAGCGCCCCGGCCCTCTTCTCGACGGCCCTGGAGGACACGGTCTGCCCGCCCTCCACCGTCTTCGCCGCCTTCAACAACTGGGCGCACGAGGACCGGGAGATCGAGGTGTACGACTTCAACGACCATGAGGGCGGCGGCCCTTACCAGGAGGCGGTCAAGCTGCGCTGGCTGCGCTCGCACCTCTGA
- a CDS encoding sulfite oxidase-like oxidoreductase, with amino-acid sequence MNVTRGFTGRPRVPDAGLPPGQYDAGDDWPVLSAEVTPELSPADWTFRVDGLVEEPRTWDWEEAHALPGSVYEGDIHCVTSWSKFGVRFGGVSLDAFLDAVRPRAAATHVVAYSHTGYTTNLPLADLTGGRAWLAWEFDGKPLSAEHGGPARLLVPHLYFWKSAKWIAGLRILDHDEPGFWEQNGYHARGNPWEEQRYSGD; translated from the coding sequence ATGAACGTCACCCGAGGCTTCACCGGACGCCCCCGCGTCCCCGACGCCGGGCTGCCACCCGGTCAGTACGACGCGGGCGACGACTGGCCCGTGCTGTCCGCGGAGGTCACGCCGGAGCTGTCGCCGGCCGACTGGACCTTCCGTGTCGACGGGCTGGTCGAGGAACCCCGCACCTGGGACTGGGAGGAGGCGCACGCGCTGCCCGGTTCGGTGTACGAGGGCGACATCCACTGTGTGACGAGCTGGTCGAAGTTCGGCGTCCGGTTCGGGGGCGTGTCCCTGGACGCGTTCCTGGACGCCGTACGCCCGCGGGCGGCCGCCACCCATGTCGTCGCGTACTCGCACACCGGGTACACCACGAACCTGCCGCTGGCGGACCTGACCGGTGGACGGGCGTGGCTCGCCTGGGAGTTCGACGGCAAGCCGCTGTCCGCCGAGCACGGCGGTCCGGCGCGGCTGCTGGTGCCGCATCTGTACTTCTGGAAGAGCGCCAAGTGGATCGCGGGGCTGCGGATCCTCGACCACGACGAGCCCGGGTTCTGGGAGCAGAACGGCTATCACGCGCGGGGCAACCCGTGGGAGGAGCAGCGGTACTCCGGTGACTGA
- a CDS encoding GNAT family N-acetyltransferase — protein sequence MSELGTARVDAAHVLDNPALASLTGPHAHFAERRGRVLRYPVDVSPWLALPEDPTPDDWADLAALAGPGAEVPLPGFRGEVPEGWEVTFRMEGVQFVDDGLAAAPEPEAVLLGPADVPEILDLIERTRPGPFLPRTIELGTYLGIRRDGALIAMAGERLHPPGWTEISAVCTDPAFRGEGLATRLILAVAHGIRERGETPFLHTSARNTNAIRLYEALGFRLRRTTAFAAARAPERLVAVS from the coding sequence ATGAGCGAGCTCGGCACCGCGCGCGTGGACGCGGCCCACGTCCTGGACAACCCCGCCCTGGCCTCCCTCACCGGCCCGCACGCCCACTTCGCCGAACGGCGTGGCCGCGTCCTGCGCTACCCCGTCGACGTCTCCCCGTGGCTCGCGCTCCCCGAGGACCCCACCCCGGACGACTGGGCGGACCTCGCGGCGCTCGCGGGTCCCGGCGCCGAGGTGCCGCTGCCGGGCTTCCGCGGCGAGGTGCCGGAGGGCTGGGAGGTCACGTTCCGGATGGAGGGCGTGCAGTTCGTGGACGACGGACTCGCCGCCGCCCCCGAACCCGAGGCGGTGCTCCTCGGCCCCGCCGACGTCCCCGAGATCCTCGACCTGATCGAACGCACCCGGCCCGGCCCCTTCCTGCCCCGCACCATCGAGCTGGGCACCTACCTGGGCATACGACGGGACGGCGCCCTCATCGCCATGGCGGGGGAGCGGCTGCACCCGCCGGGGTGGACCGAGATCAGCGCGGTCTGCACCGACCCCGCCTTCCGCGGCGAGGGCCTGGCGACCCGGCTGATCCTCGCCGTCGCGCACGGCATCAGGGAGCGGGGCGAGACCCCGTTCCTGCACACGAGCGCCCGGAACACCAACGCCATCCGGCTGTACGAGGCCCTCGGCTTCCGGCTGCGCCGCACGACCGCGTTCGCGGCGGCCCGCGCCCCGGAGCGGCTGGTGGCGGTGTCCTAG
- a CDS encoding MarR family winged helix-turn-helix transcriptional regulator, producing MTAFARRARASAGRMHPELSLVSYTLLGHLEERDGCRATDLAAHYALDKSTVSRQVAALERAALVERRVDPDDHRVQVLHLSEAGREILAQVTESRRAAFQERLADWPDEDLVRFAGYLARYNAPGTDRS from the coding sequence ATGACGGCCTTCGCCCGTCGCGCCCGGGCCTCGGCGGGGCGCATGCACCCCGAGCTGTCGCTGGTCTCGTACACCCTGCTCGGACACCTGGAGGAGCGCGACGGCTGCCGGGCGACCGACCTGGCCGCGCACTACGCCCTGGACAAGTCGACGGTCAGCCGCCAGGTGGCGGCCCTGGAGCGGGCCGCGCTGGTCGAGCGGCGGGTGGACCCGGACGACCACCGGGTGCAGGTGCTGCATCTGTCGGAGGCCGGCCGGGAGATCCTCGCCCAGGTCACGGAGAGCCGCCGGGCCGCCTTCCAGGAGCGGCTGGCGGACTGGCCGGACGAGGATCTCGTACGGTTCGCCGGCTATCTCGCGCGCTACAACGCCCCCGGCACGGACCGTTCCTAG
- a CDS encoding NADP-dependent oxidoreductase, whose amino-acid sequence MPKAYVFTRSGGPETEALVEVDRPVPGPGQILVAVRVASVNPIDWKLRTGYRRPTDSGEPVFPVVFGSEVSGVVEEIGADVDGFAVGDEVFGNTAAGGYAEYALLPAALTAHKPAGLSFADAATLPVAAATAYDGVRQLDLPSGATLLVTGAGGGVGAAAVQIARADGVRVLGVASEGKKDFVESLGAVHVPSGPGWTERAAAAAPDGVDGVYDLVGGAVLAEAAQLLTDRTKLITAGAPPEVVAELGGARVARARTTAVLDALARLVVNGGLDPHVIRRFPLDEAGEALRTVEEGHARGKVVIEVAR is encoded by the coding sequence ATGCCCAAGGCGTACGTGTTCACGCGGTCCGGCGGACCGGAGACGGAGGCCCTCGTCGAGGTCGACCGGCCCGTCCCCGGCCCCGGTCAGATCCTGGTCGCGGTGCGCGTCGCGAGCGTGAACCCCATCGACTGGAAGCTCCGCACCGGCTACCGCCGTCCCACGGACTCCGGCGAACCGGTCTTCCCGGTCGTCTTCGGCAGCGAGGTCTCGGGCGTCGTCGAGGAGATCGGCGCGGACGTGGACGGGTTCGCCGTGGGCGACGAGGTGTTCGGCAACACCGCGGCCGGTGGGTACGCCGAGTACGCGCTGCTGCCCGCCGCGCTCACCGCGCACAAGCCCGCCGGGCTGTCCTTCGCCGACGCCGCGACCCTGCCCGTCGCCGCCGCGACCGCGTACGACGGGGTCCGCCAGCTCGACCTGCCGAGCGGGGCGACGCTGCTGGTCACCGGCGCGGGCGGCGGGGTGGGTGCCGCTGCTGTGCAGATCGCCCGGGCGGACGGGGTGCGGGTGCTCGGCGTCGCGAGCGAGGGCAAGAAGGACTTCGTCGAGTCGCTCGGGGCCGTCCACGTCCCCTCCGGGCCGGGCTGGACCGAGCGCGCCGCCGCGGCGGCACCGGACGGCGTCGACGGGGTCTACGACCTGGTCGGCGGCGCGGTGCTGGCCGAGGCGGCGCAGCTCCTCACCGACCGGACGAAGCTCATCACCGCGGGGGCGCCGCCCGAGGTGGTGGCCGAACTCGGCGGTGCCCGCGTCGCCCGGGCCCGCACGACGGCCGTCCTGGACGCCCTGGCCCGGCTCGTGGTGAACGGCGGCCTCGACCCGCACGTCATCCGGCGCTTCCCCCTCGACGAGGCCGGCGAGGCGCTGCGTACCGTCGAGGAAGGCCACGCCCGCGGCAAGGTCGTCATCGAGGTCGCCCGATGA
- a CDS encoding 8-oxoguanine deaminase: protein MSAASEVPVRNVELLVRDADLLVVDGEREIRGGWVAVTGGRVTAVGTAGNEPEADTTVSAAGRLVTPGLVNTHHHIYQNLTRSYAPAVNGTLFDWLTTLYPLWAALDEEAAYVSAYVGMAELLMGGCTTSSDHLYVHPRPRLVDAEIRAARDIGFRFHATRGSMTRSVEDGGLPPKSVTQSIDEVLADSERLIKAHHDPEPGALIRVALAPCSPFSVTREVMTATAELAERHDVRLHTHLAEDHDEDTYCLETYGCRPVEYFEDCGWMSDRTWVAHCIYPNDAELRRLADAGVGVAHCPSSNMLIGGGTARVREMRELGLPVGIGCDGSASTDHASLWMETRGALLLGRYRGGPGAMTARDALDMATRGSARCLGRADEIGHLRPGACADLVVWDLHEIALAGALTDPVEAWLRCGPARAWTTVVAGRVLVDRGEPVLPGLRDALRDHGRVARRMQGIDG, encoded by the coding sequence ATGTCAGCTGCCTCCGAAGTGCCTGTTCGGAATGTCGAACTGCTGGTCAGGGACGCCGACCTGCTCGTCGTCGACGGGGAGCGGGAGATCCGGGGCGGCTGGGTGGCCGTCACAGGTGGTCGGGTCACCGCCGTAGGAACGGCGGGGAACGAACCCGAGGCCGATACGACCGTGTCGGCCGCCGGCCGGCTGGTCACGCCCGGGCTGGTCAACACCCACCACCACATCTACCAGAACCTCACCCGCTCCTACGCCCCCGCCGTGAACGGCACCCTCTTCGACTGGCTGACCACGCTCTACCCGCTGTGGGCCGCCCTCGACGAGGAGGCCGCTTACGTCTCGGCGTACGTCGGCATGGCCGAACTCCTCATGGGCGGCTGCACCACGTCCTCCGACCACCTCTACGTCCACCCACGCCCGCGCCTGGTCGACGCCGAGATCCGCGCCGCCCGCGACATCGGCTTCCGCTTCCACGCCACCCGCGGCTCGATGACACGGTCCGTCGAGGACGGGGGACTGCCGCCGAAGAGCGTCACGCAGTCGATCGACGAGGTGCTCGCCGACAGCGAGCGGCTGATCAAGGCGCATCACGACCCCGAACCGGGCGCCCTGATCCGGGTCGCGCTCGCGCCCTGCTCGCCGTTCTCGGTGACCAGGGAGGTCATGACGGCCACCGCCGAACTCGCCGAGCGGCATGACGTCCGCCTCCACACCCATCTCGCCGAGGACCACGACGAGGACACGTACTGCCTGGAGACGTACGGCTGCCGGCCCGTGGAGTACTTCGAGGACTGCGGCTGGATGAGCGACCGCACCTGGGTGGCGCACTGCATCTACCCGAACGACGCCGAGCTGCGCCGCCTGGCGGACGCGGGCGTCGGTGTGGCCCACTGCCCCAGCTCCAACATGCTGATCGGCGGCGGCACGGCCCGGGTGCGGGAGATGCGCGAGCTCGGCCTGCCCGTCGGCATCGGCTGCGACGGCTCCGCCTCCACCGACCACGCCTCCCTCTGGATGGAGACGCGGGGCGCCCTGCTGCTCGGCCGCTACCGCGGCGGCCCCGGCGCCATGACCGCCCGGGACGCCCTCGACATGGCCACCCGCGGCTCGGCCCGCTGTCTCGGCCGCGCCGACGAGATCGGCCATCTGCGCCCCGGCGCCTGCGCCGACCTGGTCGTCTGGGACCTCCACGAGATCGCCCTCGCGGGTGCGTTGACCGACCCCGTGGAGGCGTGGCTGCGCTGCGGACCGGCGCGCGCGTGGACGACGGTGGTCGCGGGCCGGGTGCTGGTGGACCGGGGGGAGCCGGTGCTGCCGGGGCTGCGGGACGCGTTGCGGGACCACGGCAGGGTGGCGCGGCGGATGCAGGGCATCGACGGGTGA
- a CDS encoding winged helix-turn-helix domain-containing protein gives MARTTPHQVQDQPLYRKVATQLLGELRDGTVPPGERLPSERRLAERYGVSRETVRQALEVLRRGGMVATDRRGSHAALPGEPVRAPSALAFPVGAAPAVAADRATVTWETPPPEHAEALGLAPHRPTLVHRYESAGSGGRRTAVTSFSAVALAEVEELARYRERADGTASAQLWRAYDWMRRAGLTLHHRDSITPLADAPAVRVTRRVHDQYARPLEITDLVLDDRQGALVYEFTLPADGSTAAPRSPRDPAVR, from the coding sequence ATGGCCCGCACCACCCCGCACCAGGTCCAGGACCAACCGCTGTACCGGAAGGTCGCCACGCAACTCCTCGGGGAACTGCGCGACGGCACCGTCCCGCCCGGTGAACGGCTGCCGAGCGAGCGGCGGTTGGCCGAGCGGTACGGCGTCAGCAGGGAGACCGTACGGCAGGCTCTGGAGGTGCTCCGGCGCGGTGGCATGGTCGCCACCGACCGGCGCGGCAGCCATGCCGCCCTGCCCGGGGAGCCGGTCCGGGCCCCGTCGGCGCTCGCGTTTCCGGTCGGCGCCGCTCCCGCCGTCGCCGCCGACCGGGCCACCGTCACCTGGGAGACTCCCCCGCCGGAGCACGCCGAGGCGCTCGGGCTCGCCCCGCACCGGCCGACGCTGGTGCACCGCTACGAGTCGGCGGGTTCGGGAGGCCGCCGTACGGCCGTGACGTCCTTCTCCGCGGTGGCGCTCGCCGAGGTCGAGGAGCTGGCCCGGTACCGGGAGCGGGCCGACGGCACCGCCTCGGCGCAGCTGTGGCGGGCCTACGACTGGATGCGCAGGGCGGGCCTGACCCTGCACCACCGCGACTCCATCACCCCGCTGGCGGACGCGCCCGCGGTACGGGTGACCCGGCGGGTGCACGACCAGTACGCCCGGCCACTGGAGATCACCGACCTGGTGCTCGACGACCGACAGGGCGCGCTGGTCTACGAGTTCACGCTGCCGGCCGACGGAAGTACGGCCGCACCACGGAGTCCGCGGGATCCGGCCGTGCGGTGA
- a CDS encoding DUF5666 domain-containing protein gives MTDDPDQEATRPEVLVGPGGPGEPTPLRDRWRRRSVRSRAVTAAAAAAALTLGGAALAYAATSSGSDGGATPSASASPSPGERGPGHPHGWWLGGGEGVHGESTVKDRDTGKWVVRVWQRGTVEKVDGDQVTVKSEDGARWTWTVPSDATVLRDGDKGSGADALKKGDTLYLAGTRSGDGTRTADRAVAGTWEKPDPGKWRDRMPGPENWRGGFPGHGHGPGDQPEPSPSPSESGATT, from the coding sequence ATGACGGACGATCCGGATCAGGAAGCGACGCGGCCCGAGGTGCTCGTCGGACCCGGCGGGCCCGGGGAACCCACTCCGCTGCGGGACCGGTGGCGGCGCCGGTCCGTCCGCTCGCGTGCGGTGACGGCCGCGGCGGCCGCGGCCGCCCTCACGCTCGGCGGCGCGGCCCTCGCGTACGCCGCGACCTCGTCGGGTTCGGACGGCGGAGCGACGCCCTCCGCCTCGGCATCACCGTCACCGGGCGAGCGCGGACCCGGGCACCCGCACGGCTGGTGGCTCGGCGGTGGCGAGGGGGTGCACGGGGAGTCGACGGTGAAGGACCGCGACACCGGCAAGTGGGTCGTACGGGTGTGGCAGCGCGGCACCGTGGAGAAGGTGGACGGCGACCAGGTGACCGTCAAGAGCGAGGACGGTGCCCGGTGGACGTGGACCGTGCCGTCCGACGCCACGGTGCTGCGGGACGGCGACAAGGGCTCCGGGGCGGACGCCCTCAAGAAGGGCGACACGCTCTACCTCGCCGGCACCCGCTCCGGCGACGGCACCAGGACCGCCGACCGCGCCGTCGCCGGCACCTGGGAGAAGCCGGACCCGGGCAAGTGGCGGGACAGGATGCCGGGTCCGGAGAACTGGCGCGGCGGGTTCCCGGGACACGGACACGGCCCCGGTGACCAACCGGAGCCGTCTCCGTCGCCGTCAGAGAGCGGCGCTACGACCTGA
- a CDS encoding putative protein N(5)-glutamine methyltransferase, which produces MPPLSPSSPSAPASRDAVVAALRAAGCVFAEDEAELILAAARTPDELAAMVDRRATGVPLELVVGWAGFRGLRITVEPGVFVPRRRTEFLVEQALAHAPAASVVVDLCCGSGAVGAALADALGGAELHAADIDPAAVRCARRNVAAHDGHVHAGDLFEALPERLRGRVDILAANVPYVPTEEVALLPAEARDHEPLVALDGGSDGLDVLRRVAAEAPDWLAPGGCLLVETSERQAPAAVDVFTRSGLTTRLLGSQELYAHVVIGVRS; this is translated from the coding sequence ATGCCTCCCTTGTCTCCCTCTTCCCCCTCCGCTCCCGCTTCCCGTGACGCCGTCGTGGCCGCGCTGCGCGCCGCCGGCTGCGTCTTCGCGGAGGACGAGGCGGAGTTGATCCTCGCCGCCGCCCGCACCCCGGACGAGCTGGCGGCCATGGTGGACCGCCGCGCGACCGGCGTCCCCCTCGAACTCGTCGTCGGCTGGGCCGGGTTCCGCGGTCTGCGCATCACCGTCGAACCCGGGGTGTTCGTGCCCCGGCGCCGCACCGAGTTCCTGGTCGAGCAGGCCCTCGCCCACGCCCCGGCCGCGTCCGTGGTCGTGGACCTGTGCTGCGGCTCGGGCGCCGTCGGCGCGGCCCTGGCCGACGCCCTCGGCGGCGCCGAACTGCACGCCGCCGACATCGACCCGGCCGCGGTGCGCTGCGCCCGCCGCAACGTCGCGGCCCACGACGGTCACGTCCACGCGGGCGACCTCTTCGAGGCCCTGCCCGAGCGGCTCCGCGGGCGCGTGGACATCCTCGCGGCGAACGTGCCGTACGTCCCCACCGAAGAGGTCGCGCTGCTGCCCGCGGAGGCCCGCGACCACGAACCGCTGGTGGCCCTGGACGGCGGCTCCGACGGCCTCGACGTACTGCGCCGGGTGGCCGCCGAGGCGCCCGACTGGCTCGCCCCCGGCGGCTGCCTGCTCGTCGAGACGAGCGAGCGCCAGGCACCGGCGGCCGTCGACGTCTTCACCCGCAGCGGCCTGACGACACGTCTGCTCGGGTCGCAGGAGCTGTACGCCCACGTCGTGATCGGCGTCAGGTCGTAG
- a CDS encoding serine hydrolase domain-containing protein: MSEHESLVQGHCDERFAAVRTAFEENFRDRGELGAAVAVTVDGRTVVDLWGGWADAARTRPWERDTLVNVWSTSKGPTALCAHVLADRGLLDLDAPVATYWPEFAAAGKEKVLVRHLLSHRAGLAGPREPHSLQELYDWEFTTRRLAATEPWWEPGTQSGYHALTYGFLVGEVVRRVSGLLPGAFLRREVTGPLGIDFSIGLPEKEYGRAAELEHMAPPANGQQGAAAVQLPPLALAALANPLMGAADANSAAWRAAEIPAANGHGTARAVAQLYGVFACRGTWDGRRVLSPEAAERVREGQGSCRDLVLGAGLGRDTEVALGLWLSGDGGSYGPNPRAFGHDGFGGSCGLADPEAGVSLGYVMNRMGPRIADDPRKTALVEALYSAL; the protein is encoded by the coding sequence ATGTCCGAGCACGAATCCCTGGTCCAAGGCCACTGCGACGAGCGGTTCGCGGCGGTGCGGACCGCGTTCGAGGAGAACTTCCGGGACCGGGGCGAGCTGGGCGCCGCCGTGGCCGTGACGGTCGACGGCCGGACCGTGGTGGATCTGTGGGGCGGCTGGGCCGACGCGGCACGCACCCGCCCGTGGGAGCGGGACACGCTGGTCAACGTGTGGTCGACGTCGAAGGGACCGACGGCCCTGTGCGCCCACGTGCTCGCCGACCGCGGGCTGCTCGACCTCGACGCACCGGTGGCCACCTACTGGCCGGAGTTCGCGGCGGCGGGCAAGGAGAAGGTGCTCGTACGGCATCTGCTGTCGCACCGGGCCGGACTGGCCGGGCCGCGTGAGCCGCACTCCCTCCAGGAGCTCTACGACTGGGAGTTCACCACACGCCGGCTCGCGGCGACCGAGCCCTGGTGGGAGCCCGGCACTCAGTCGGGCTATCACGCGCTGACCTACGGCTTCCTGGTCGGGGAGGTGGTACGGCGGGTGTCGGGACTGCTGCCGGGGGCCTTCCTGCGCCGGGAGGTGACCGGGCCGCTCGGCATCGACTTCAGCATCGGCCTGCCGGAGAAGGAGTACGGCCGGGCGGCGGAGCTGGAACACATGGCACCGCCGGCGAACGGCCAACAGGGCGCGGCGGCCGTGCAGTTGCCGCCCCTGGCGCTGGCCGCGCTGGCCAACCCCCTGATGGGCGCGGCGGACGCCAACTCGGCCGCCTGGCGGGCCGCGGAGATCCCGGCCGCCAACGGGCACGGCACCGCGCGTGCGGTGGCCCAGCTGTACGGCGTCTTCGCATGCCGGGGGACCTGGGACGGCCGTCGCGTCCTGTCCCCCGAGGCGGCCGAGCGGGTGCGCGAGGGGCAGGGCAGCTGCCGTGACCTGGTGCTGGGCGCCGGGCTCGGCCGGGACACCGAGGTGGCGCTCGGGCTGTGGCTGAGCGGGGACGGGGGATCGTACGGACCCAACCCGCGCGCTTTCGGACACGACGGCTTCGGAGGTTCCTGCGGTCTCGCGGACCCGGAGGCGGGGGTGTCACTCGGGTACGTCATGAACCGCATGGGGCCTCGAATCGCCGACGATCCGCGGAAGACGGCGCTCGTCGAGGCCCTCTACAGCGCCCTGTGA
- a CDS encoding ferredoxin reductase, giving the protein MTETLSTFTPPTRFAVPGRIAVSNRAAALWQTATLTEIRRETPHAATYRFAVPAWAGHLPGQHLMLRLTAEDGYVAQRHYSIASAPDDEGHIELTLDHVEGGEVSGWFHTVARPGDQVEVRGPLSGFFAWPGDRPALLIGAGSGVVPLMSMVRHRRARRSDVPLRLLVSARSPEELIYAGELGAETTPVFTRSAPAGVPVGRMAAAHVAPLLAEAPEGGWEAYVCGSNAFAEHASRLLVAAGQPVDRIRIERFG; this is encoded by the coding sequence GTGACTGAGACCCTCTCGACCTTCACTCCGCCGACGCGGTTCGCCGTGCCCGGGCGCATCGCCGTGAGCAACCGGGCCGCCGCGCTGTGGCAGACGGCCACGCTCACCGAGATCCGCCGGGAGACTCCGCACGCCGCCACCTACCGGTTCGCGGTGCCCGCCTGGGCGGGGCATCTGCCCGGCCAGCACCTGATGCTGCGGCTGACGGCCGAGGACGGCTATGTGGCCCAGCGCCACTACTCGATCGCCTCCGCGCCCGACGACGAGGGGCACATCGAGCTGACCCTGGACCATGTCGAGGGCGGTGAGGTGTCGGGCTGGTTCCACACCGTGGCCAGGCCCGGCGACCAGGTCGAGGTGCGCGGCCCGCTGAGCGGCTTCTTCGCCTGGCCCGGCGACCGGCCCGCGCTGCTGATCGGCGCCGGCTCCGGCGTCGTACCGCTGATGTCGATGGTGCGGCACCGCCGGGCGCGGCGGTCGGACGTCCCGCTGCGCCTCCTGGTGTCCGCGCGCAGTCCCGAGGAGCTCATCTACGCGGGCGAGTTGGGTGCCGAGACCACACCCGTGTTCACGCGGAGCGCGCCCGCGGGGGTGCCGGTGGGACGTATGGCCGCCGCCCATGTGGCGCCGCTCCTGGCCGAGGCGCCGGAGGGCGGGTGGGAGGCCTATGTGTGCGGGTCCAACGCCTTCGCCGAGCACGCGTCACGGCTGCTGGTGGCGGCCGGGCAGCCGGTGGACCGGATCCGGATCGAGCGCTTCGGCTGA